ATATTATTTTAATCCAGCTACCGCTACTTCTGATTGGATTTGGTCAAGGCCGCAAATTAAGAAAATAGGTAAACACATATTTTGTAAATAGAAAGGTGTGATCACATTGGTCCGATGGATTTTGATAACCGTACTTACTCTAGGTATAGTAGGGGTTGGCGTATGGGGGTATCAGGAGCATCAAGAAAAAAACTCTGTCCTGATTCAAGCGGAAAATAACTATCAGCGTGCATTCCATGAATTGACTTATCATATGGATTTACTTCATAACAAAATCGGTACTTCCTTGGCAATGAATTCACCAAATAGTTTATCACCGCAATTGGTTGAGATTTGGAGACTATCTTCCCAGGCATTGTCAGATGTAGGACAACTACCATTAGCATTAATGCCATTTAACAAGACAGAGGAGTTTCTGGCGAATATAGGCGACTTCACCTATGATACTGCTGTACGGGATTTGGAAACAAAGCCATTATCAAAAGAAGAAACAACGAGGCTGGAAAAGTTATATGAACAATCTGGTGACGTAAAAAAACAATTGCGCAAGGTTCAGCATATGGTTTTAAAAAACAATCTGCGTTGGATGGACGTCCAGCTTGCTTTGGCTAACTCTGATGAACAAACGGATAATACCATAATTGATGGATTTAAAACTGTTGAGAAGAAAATTGGAGGATTCACAGAAAGCAATGTGGATTCTACACTCATTGGCACGTCATCCAAAGAGCATCCATACCAATTCTTAAAAGGTTCGAACATCGGTAAAAATGAGGCATTAAAGAAAAGCAGAAAATTATTTAATGTAGACAAAGATGCCAACCTTACTATAACAAAAACAGGTAAAGGTGCCGATATACCTATGTAC
This Virgibacillus phasianinus DNA region includes the following protein-coding sequences:
- the ypeB gene encoding germination protein YpeB, with translation MVRWILITVLTLGIVGVGVWGYQEHQEKNSVLIQAENNYQRAFHELTYHMDLLHNKIGTSLAMNSPNSLSPQLVEIWRLSSQALSDVGQLPLALMPFNKTEEFLANIGDFTYDTAVRDLETKPLSKEETTRLEKLYEQSGDVKKQLRKVQHMVLKNNLRWMDVQLALANSDEQTDNTIIDGFKTVEKKIGGFTESNVDSTLIGTSSKEHPYQFLKGSNIGKNEALKKSRKLFNVDKDANLTITKTGKGADIPMYSISYRGSDKNAYMDMTQKGGHPISLLVNRPVNQNKISLNQGLDKAKAYIKEQGFDNMVIFQSDEYSNIGVYSFLYDENGVRVYSDAIEVKVALDNGDILGFTARNYFMNHKKRDLPSPGISEKEARDQVNPDVDIQEKHLAVIDNSEGKEVLAYEFLGVLNNETFRIFINAMDGTEEKVEKLDGTEVNLDLVL